The sequence below is a genomic window from Sorangiineae bacterium MSr12523.
GGCTTGTCCACCGGCCGGCAATGCGTGCTTCCACAGTTCGTGGCCGGTGTCGGTGTCGAAGGCACGGATGGCATCGTCTTGCGTAGCGCCGAGGAAGGCGAGGCCGCCGTCGGTGACGATGGGGCCGCCCAAGGTAAAGGAACCCCATGCCTCGGAGCCGGGCAGCTGCTCGGTGCCCGGGAATCGCCCGACGGGGATTTCCCATCGGATGCCGCCCGTCGTGAGATCGACGGCGACCAATTTTCCCCACGGCGGCTTGGTGCACGGCCGTCGCGTCGTGGGGTGCGACAGCAAGCGCCGCCCCACTTTGTAAGGGGTCCCGAGCTGCCCTTGGATGACCTCGCCCGGCAGCGGAGTATCCGGCTCCGAGCGCGGGATCAGCCTTACGACGTTGCCGAAGCGGTTGACGCTCGCAAAGAGCAAGGCGCGCCCTGCGTCGACGGCAACGCCTCCCCAGTTGATGCCGCCCAGCGAGCCCGGATATTCGATGGATCCGTGCAAACTCGGCGGTGTGAAGATGCCCTCCGACCGCGCACCCGCGATCATCGCGCGGCAATCTTCGCGTTCGGCATCCGTGACGCCCCATGCGTCCTCCGGGCGAAGTGTGGTATCCCCAACGAGATTCGGCGTCACCTGCGAAAAGGGCTGCGTCGGATGGGCTTCTTCGCCGGGAACGTCACTCGGGGGCACGGGCCGCTCCTCCACCGGCCAGAGGGGTTTGCCCGTATCGCGGTCGAGAAAGAACAGATTTCCCGCCTTGGTGGCCACGGTCACAGCGTCGATCGATTGGCCGTCACGCTGGATGCGCACGAGCGCGGGCGATGCCGGTACATCGTAATCCCACAAATCGTGATGAATGGCCTGGAAGGCCCACACCAGCTTTCCCGTCGATGCGCGCAGCGCCACCACCGAATTCGCGTGCGGTCCCGGGCCCTTGCGCATGCCACCGTAAAAATCGGGGGAAGGGGAGCTCGTGGGCAAAAACACGAGATCGCGTTGGGGGTCCGCCGTCATCACGCTCCAAACGTTGGCCGCCCGGGTGCGTGCGGCATCTTCCGGAGCCCAGGCCTCGTACCCGGGATCGGCGGGGCTGCGCGGAATCGGATCCCACGCCCAGATCAGCCTTCCCGTTCGTGCATCGAAGCCGCGAACGGTGCCCGGGGACACGTCGACCCCCACGTTGTCGGCCACGGCGGATCCCACGACGACGACATCGCCGACCACCGCGGGGGGCGACGACACGCTGTAAATACCGGGCGACGCGTCAGGGATCCCTTCGTTCAGATCCACGGTCCCACCCGTGCCGAAGCCTGGGCAGAGCTGGCCGGTTGCCGCGTCGATGGCCATCAGCCGCGCATCCGTGGTGGTCACGAAGAGACGCCGCGCGCATACGGCTCCGCCATCGTCGCGCCAGGCGCTGATCCCGCGCGAGACGAGGTAGCGACCCGGGACGTTGGTATCGACCTTCGGATCGAAGATCCATCGTGGTACTCCTGTATCCGGGTCGAGCGCGAACACGCGATTGTAGCCGCTGCTGACGTACAGCGTACCATCCAGATAAATGGGAGTCGCTTGAAACGTATTTGCTTTGGATTCGCCGGCGTTCGGCATATCGCCGGTGCGATACGTCCAGGCGACGCCGAGCCGTGCCACGTTGTCCCGCGTGATTTGCGCAAGCGGCGAATGCCGTGCACCGCCGGGATCTCGGCCATACGCAGGCCACTCGGTCGCTGCCTCGTCGAATGGGTCTTTGCAACTCCAACCTGCGGCGATGAGCCAAGCCAGACCCACGAAACCAGCATAGGGAAAAATTCGTATTGTCATGTTCGTTCATCGATGCACGACGCGGACCAACATTTTCGACGATCGAAAGATCCGCCGACCGGATCGAAAACGGCGCCCTCGAAGTCCATCGCCGTTGGGACTACATCGAATGCATGGACGAAATGAATCAACGGCAGATCGACGATTGGAACGGCGCGCGAGGGGCTCGGTGGCTCGCGCACCACGAATGGCTCGATCGAAGTTTCACCGCGTTTGGCGAGGCCGCTTTCAGCGCGGCGAATCTGCGCCCGGGCGAAGTCGTGCTCGACGTGGGCTGCGGCCCGGGCGCTACGACACGCGAGATCGTGCGTCGGGTGCTCCCCGGCGGACGCGGGGTCGGGGTCGACGTTTCGGGCCCGCTGATCGCACGGGCCCGCGAGCTCGCACAAGGCACGAATGTCGCCTTCGAGTTGGCCGACGCCAGCCGCCATGGTTTCGCCCCCGAGAGCTTCGACGTTCTGTTCTCCCGATTCGGCGTCATGTTCTTCGACGACCCCGAGGGAGCGTTCGCGCATCTTCGCACGGCGCTGCGACCCAACGGTCGCCTCGCGTTCGTTTGCTGGCGAGGCGCGATGGAAAACGATTGGTTCCGCGTTCCATATCGCGCTTTGCAGGCGGTGCTCCCGAATATGCCGCCCGTGGATCCGCTCGTGCCAGGGCCATTTGCGTTTGGCGACCAACAGCGCATTGAACGTGTCTTGCGCCAGGCGGGATTCACCAACATGGCGATCGCGCCCTTCGATGCACCGTTGTACGTCGCGGCCGATGCCGACGAATCGTTGGACCAAACGCTGCGCGTCGGCCCATTTGCGAGCATGTTGGCGGAGCAACCGGAGGATGTGCGTCGACGGGGCCTCACCTCGATCCGTACGGCATTGGCAGAGCGGGCCACCGATCAGGGCGTCTCACTTTCCGGCGCCGCATGGATCGTGACGGCTTCTGCGTGAACTGTTCTGCAGGAATCCATCGCGACTGTGTCTTTTGCCAAAGAGTGTGCTCCCTATAGTGGGGGCATGCACAAAGCGCCTTTGCAGGCGGCGTTCGACGCTGCCACGCAGTATCTCGAGCACGTAGCGGACAGGCCGGTCGCGCGGCCCGTCGCGGCCAGTACGCTTCGCGAGCGATTGGGCGGGCCTTTGGCCGACGCGGGGGAAGACCCGTCGGAGGTGATTCGCGCGCTTGCGAGCCATGTCGATGCCGGGCTCGTGGCCAGTGCGGGGCCTCGTTATTTCGGTTTCGTCATTGGAGGGTCGCTGCCTGCCGCCTTGGCCGCGGACTGGCTCACGGCGGTCTGGGATCAAAATGCGGCGCTCTACTTGACGTCGCCGGCGGCGTCGGTCGTCGAAACGGTGGTTGCGGAATGGCTGCTCGATCTCTTGGGCCTACCGGCGTCGGCCAGCGTCGGCTTGGTGACGGGAGGGCAAATGGCGAACTTCTCCGGGTTGGCCGCGGCCCGCGACGAAGTTTTGCGGCGGCTCGATTGGGACGTGGAAGAACGCGGTCTCGCGGCGGCCCCCAGGATCACGGTGGTGGTCGGGGCCGAAGCCCACGCGACCATTTACACCGCGCTGCGATTTCTGGGCATCGGCAGGGAGCAAGTCCGCGTCGTCGAAGCCGACGAGCAAGGGCGCATGCGAAGTGCCGCTCTGCAATCGACATTGGCGGCCTGCACGGGGCCCGTCATCGTTTGTGCCCAGGCCGGGTGCGTGAACACGGGCGCGTTCGATCCGCTCGGTGAGATCGCGCAGCTCGCACATGCGCGGGGTGCGTGGCTTCATGTCGATGGCGCCTTCGGCTTGTGGGCCGCTGCGAGCACGAGCA
It includes:
- a CDS encoding pyrroloquinoline quinone-dependent dehydrogenase is translated as MTIRIFPYAGFVGLAWLIAAGWSCKDPFDEAATEWPAYGRDPGGARHSPLAQITRDNVARLGVAWTYRTGDMPNAGESKANTFQATPIYLDGTLYVSSGYNRVFALDPDTGVPRWIFDPKVDTNVPGRYLVSRGISAWRDDGGAVCARRLFVTTTDARLMAIDAATGQLCPGFGTGGTVDLNEGIPDASPGIYSVSSPPAVVGDVVVVGSAVADNVGVDVSPGTVRGFDARTGRLIWAWDPIPRSPADPGYEAWAPEDAARTRAANVWSVMTADPQRDLVFLPTSSPSPDFYGGMRKGPGPHANSVVALRASTGKLVWAFQAIHHDLWDYDVPASPALVRIQRDGQSIDAVTVATKAGNLFFLDRDTGKPLWPVEERPVPPSDVPGEEAHPTQPFSQVTPNLVGDTTLRPEDAWGVTDAEREDCRAMIAGARSEGIFTPPSLHGSIEYPGSLGGINWGGVAVDAGRALLFASVNRFGNVVRLIPRSEPDTPLPGEVIQGQLGTPYKVGRRLLSHPTTRRPCTKPPWGKLVAVDLTTGGIRWEIPVGRFPGTEQLPGSEAWGSFTLGGPIVTDGGLAFLGATQDDAIRAFDTDTGHELWKHALPAGGQATPMTYRSPKGRQFVVIAAGGSIGLGRPAGDHLVAFALP
- a CDS encoding methyltransferase domain-containing protein yields the protein MDEMNQRQIDDWNGARGARWLAHHEWLDRSFTAFGEAAFSAANLRPGEVVLDVGCGPGATTREIVRRVLPGGRGVGVDVSGPLIARARELAQGTNVAFELADASRHGFAPESFDVLFSRFGVMFFDDPEGAFAHLRTALRPNGRLAFVCWRGAMENDWFRVPYRALQAVLPNMPPVDPLVPGPFAFGDQQRIERVLRQAGFTNMAIAPFDAPLYVAADADESLDQTLRVGPFASMLAEQPEDVRRRGLTSIRTALAERATDQGVSLSGAAWIVTASA
- a CDS encoding aminotransferase class V-fold PLP-dependent enzyme; the encoded protein is MHKAPLQAAFDAATQYLEHVADRPVARPVAASTLRERLGGPLADAGEDPSEVIRALASHVDAGLVASAGPRYFGFVIGGSLPAALAADWLTAVWDQNAALYLTSPAASVVETVVAEWLLDLLGLPASASVGLVTGGQMANFSGLAAARDEVLRRLDWDVEERGLAAAPRITVVVGAEAHATIYTALRFLGIGREQVRVVEADEQGRMRSAALQSTLAACTGPVIVCAQAGCVNTGAFDPLGEIAQLAHARGAWLHVDGAFGLWAAASTSKRALVAGAAEADSWAIDGHKWLNVPYDCGISIVRDSAAHARALRNARAAYLVGAAGGERDGQDWGPESSRRARAFPIYAALRSLGRRGVSDLVDRCCAHAADLAGRLRTLEGATVLNEVVLNQVLVRFHAPDIDAGEFTRMVIRHVQEEGTCWLGPTSWHGTTAMRISVSNWQTTAHDMGLTFASIARAVERAATSARPARLPPSPGVR